The following are encoded in a window of Microcaecilia unicolor chromosome 7, aMicUni1.1, whole genome shotgun sequence genomic DNA:
- the GEMIN7 gene encoding gem-associated protein 7 isoform X1: MMPGSQGMESRMDVPVPVIRLPRGPDGISRGFDLNSLRYQALGLKDCKELKQEQKARTVMREQYLRSLLAMAGQPVCFTMYEKVTVTACFGSSDIDILNFQVSELQTPLGVQREALLRCPDIISYTFQISPQHTGT, translated from the exons ATGATGCCTGGATCCCAAGGCATG GAGTCAAGGATGGATGTACCTGTCCCTGTAATCCGGCTGCCTAGGGGACCTGATGGTATCAGTCGTGGTTTTGATTTGAATTCACTGAGGTATCAAGCTCTGGGCCTTAAAGACTGCAAGGAGCTGAAGCAAGAACAGAAGGCACGGACAGTGATGAGAGAACAGTATCTGCGCAGTCTCCTGGCTATGGCGGGACAGCCTGTTTGCTTCACCATGTATGAGAAAGTGACTGTCACTGCATGCTTCGGCAGCTCTGACATTGATATTTTAAACTTCCAGGTCTCGGAGCTGCAGACACCACTTGGAGTTCAGCGAGAAGCCCTGCTCCGCTGCCCTGACATCATCTCCTACACTTTCCAAATCAGCCCACAGCACACAGGGACATAG
- the GEMIN7 gene encoding gem-associated protein 7 isoform X2, which yields MDVPVPVIRLPRGPDGISRGFDLNSLRYQALGLKDCKELKQEQKARTVMREQYLRSLLAMAGQPVCFTMYEKVTVTACFGSSDIDILNFQVSELQTPLGVQREALLRCPDIISYTFQISPQHTGT from the coding sequence ATGGATGTACCTGTCCCTGTAATCCGGCTGCCTAGGGGACCTGATGGTATCAGTCGTGGTTTTGATTTGAATTCACTGAGGTATCAAGCTCTGGGCCTTAAAGACTGCAAGGAGCTGAAGCAAGAACAGAAGGCACGGACAGTGATGAGAGAACAGTATCTGCGCAGTCTCCTGGCTATGGCGGGACAGCCTGTTTGCTTCACCATGTATGAGAAAGTGACTGTCACTGCATGCTTCGGCAGCTCTGACATTGATATTTTAAACTTCCAGGTCTCGGAGCTGCAGACACCACTTGGAGTTCAGCGAGAAGCCCTGCTCCGCTGCCCTGACATCATCTCCTACACTTTCCAAATCAGCCCACAGCACACAGGGACATAG